In one Ictalurus furcatus strain D&B chromosome 28, Billie_1.0, whole genome shotgun sequence genomic region, the following are encoded:
- the LOC128603287 gene encoding uncharacterized protein LOC128603287, producing MLLSSSKEAPQEERVSNATGDDDIVSIPDIVDEIRFLNKASGSNTEVPRVRFENPVLGLSNLVDKIAAPEFKNSAAVSTERGIPTSSGKAKRKTVAQVHSAGVATSKRKRSRSPPRSTDESAVNEPSTIDSCLNWNQELLDSWDACVFTPVPGDDLPSNQEAFGRDATDVIDNNRDSAEVIRTGFKAIEDRIAGFEKTFASVTERLDIIEKNQRLYNQSLVETLQKHTITHKEIIANQRHLIGEIRRVDHNQHLTAELLKQFVQLVKNKKLG from the exons ATGCTGCTTTCCTCCTCTAAGGAAGCGCCGCAGGAAGAGAGG GTATCTAACGCTACAGGTGATGATGATATTGTGTCTATCCCGGACATCGTAGACGAAATCAGGTTTCTGAACAAGGCAAGCG GGTCGAACACAGAAGTCCCGCGAGTCAGGTTTGAAAACCCCGTGCTGG gCTTGTCAAATCTTGTAGACAAGATCGCTGCACCCGAGTTCAAAAATAGTGCTGCGGTTTCCACTGAACGCGGTATACCAACGAGCTCTGGAAAAGCCAAGCGTAAAACAGTCGCTCAGGTCCACAGCGCGGGTGTCGCTACGTCTAAACGTAAACGATCAAGATCTCCCCCACGATCGACAGACG agTCAGCTGTGAATGAACCGAGCACTATAGACTCTTGTTTGAACTGGAATCAGGAGCTGTTAGATTCGTGGGACGCATGTGTATTTACCCCGGTTCCCGGAGACGATCTGCCTTCAAACCAAGAAGCATTTGGTCGCGATGCTACTGATGTTATAGACAATAACAGAGACTCGGCGGAGGTGATACGAACCGGGTTCAAGGCCATCGAGGACCGTATTGCTGGTTTTGAAAAGACTTTTGCCAGCGTCACCGAGCGTCTGGACATTATAGAGAAGAATCAGCGTCTTTATAATCAAAGTCTTGTGGAAACTTTACAAAAACATACCATCACACATAAAGAAATCATAGCAAACCAGAGGCATCTTATTGGGGAGATTCGTCGCGTTGATCACAATCAACACCTGACGGCGGAATTGTTAAAACAGTTTGTACAGTTagttaaaaacaagaaactcgggtga